A stretch of Rhizobium sp. TH2 DNA encodes these proteins:
- the yjfF gene encoding galactofuranose ABC transporter, permease protein YjfF: MKSKYLPLIATTLIFVIAYALCYLQFPNILSTRVIGNLLTDNAFLGIAALGMTFVIISGGIDLSIGSVIAFTGVFLAVILQNTSIHPLFAFALALGITTAFGALMGAIIHYLEMPAFIVTLAGMFLARGMSFVLSIDSIPIVHPFYKTLKSLYFKLPGGGRITLIGGLMILVFLVGVFVAHRTRFGTNVYALGGGTQTARLMGVPVARTTIAIYALSGFLAGLSGIVFSLYTSAGYSLAAVGVELDAIAAVVIGGTLLTGGAGFVAGTLIGVLIQGLIQTYITFDGTLSSWWTKIVIGLLLFAFILMQKGILLASKIERKA, encoded by the coding sequence ATCAAGTCCAAATATCTGCCGCTGATCGCCACGACACTGATTTTCGTGATCGCCTATGCGCTCTGCTATCTGCAGTTCCCCAATATCCTGTCGACGCGGGTCATCGGCAACCTGCTGACCGACAATGCGTTTCTCGGCATCGCCGCGCTCGGTATGACCTTCGTCATCATTTCAGGCGGTATCGATCTCTCGATTGGTTCAGTGATCGCATTCACCGGCGTATTCCTCGCCGTCATCCTGCAGAACACCTCGATCCATCCGCTCTTCGCATTCGCGCTTGCCTTGGGGATCACCACGGCCTTCGGTGCATTGATGGGCGCGATCATTCACTATCTCGAAATGCCGGCATTCATCGTCACGCTTGCGGGCATGTTTCTCGCCCGCGGCATGTCCTTCGTTCTGTCGATCGATTCCATCCCGATCGTGCATCCGTTCTACAAGACCTTGAAATCCCTCTACTTCAAACTCCCGGGCGGTGGCCGCATCACGCTGATCGGCGGGCTGATGATCCTAGTTTTCCTGGTCGGAGTCTTCGTCGCCCATCGCACCCGGTTCGGCACGAACGTCTATGCGCTCGGCGGCGGTACGCAGACCGCGCGGCTGATGGGCGTGCCGGTCGCTCGCACCACGATCGCGATCTACGCGCTGTCGGGCTTTCTCGCAGGGCTGTCGGGCATTGTCTTTTCGCTCTACACCTCCGCCGGCTATTCGCTCGCCGCCGTTGGCGTCGAACTTGATGCCATCGCAGCGGTGGTGATCGGCGGAACCCTGTTGACGGGTGGCGCTGGCTTCGTTGCCGGCACGCTGATCGGGGTTCTCATTCAAGGGCTAATACAGACTTACATCACTTTCGATGGCACTCTTTCGAGCTGGTGGACGAAAATTGTGATTGGTCTCTTGCTCTTTGCCTTCATTCTTATGCAAAAAGGCATATTGCTCGCTTCGAAGATCGAACGAAAAGCCTGA
- a CDS encoding FadR/GntR family transcriptional regulator encodes MRRGVLETALSGRKTRTSHAQVVDELGREIISGHYPVGMTLPGDFELAQRFRVSRTVLREAMKTLAAKGLIVPRARIGTKVTPQNQWNLFDSDVLTWYFHKGVDQPFLQHLTEIRLAFEPFAASLAVENADDDDIRLLYELADEMGDPAHTPATLAVADLKFHLAIAEASRNPFMRTVGSLIEAALVGIFKLSSPEANENRTAEVAARHRLIVDAIAKRDKVGAAEAMRNVIMEGRDRVGSVLG; translated from the coding sequence ATGCGCAGGGGTGTTTTGGAGACGGCGCTATCCGGGCGCAAGACGAGAACCAGCCACGCGCAGGTGGTGGATGAACTCGGCCGCGAAATCATATCCGGGCACTATCCCGTCGGCATGACGCTGCCGGGCGACTTCGAACTTGCGCAACGCTTCCGGGTTTCGCGCACGGTGTTGCGCGAAGCGATGAAGACCCTGGCCGCCAAGGGCCTGATTGTGCCCCGCGCCCGCATCGGAACCAAGGTGACACCGCAGAATCAGTGGAACCTCTTCGACAGCGATGTCCTGACCTGGTATTTCCACAAGGGCGTCGATCAGCCATTCCTTCAACACCTGACGGAAATCCGGCTTGCGTTCGAGCCTTTCGCCGCGAGCCTTGCGGTGGAAAATGCCGATGATGACGATATCAGGCTGCTCTACGAACTCGCTGACGAGATGGGCGATCCAGCGCACACGCCCGCCACGCTCGCTGTCGCCGACCTTAAATTCCATCTCGCCATCGCCGAAGCATCGAGAAATCCATTCATGCGCACGGTTGGCAGCCTGATCGAGGCGGCCCTGGTCGGCATCTTCAAGCTGAGCTCGCCCGAGGCCAACGAGAACCGGACCGCCGAGGTGGCGGCGAGGCATCGCCTGATCGTCGATGCGATTGCAAAGCGCGACAAGGTAGGGGCGGCGGAGGCGATGCGGAACGTGATCATGGAGGGCCGCGACAGGGTCGGTTCGGTGCTCGGTTGA